The following coding sequences lie in one Arachis ipaensis cultivar K30076 chromosome B05, Araip1.1, whole genome shotgun sequence genomic window:
- the LOC107643485 gene encoding metalloendoproteinase 1 gives MKRHLLALLFFFLLLDSSLSISLGPVAKIFRNPAIKRLYKHPLAKKAFHTGFDYLKNQSTPPPPPGAPEEKIQGLHLVKQYLNDYGYMQDSDNYTDLMDQDTVSAIKTYQTFFNLTVTGYLDDETLQQLSLFRCAVPDVNFNYSLSPTNNVSWPKGKDWFSNRTNLTYGFLPQSDIPDNFTAVFKDSFKRWSDAITPVLNLTLTETRYDDADIKIGFYKFNNMTVGNEVVGVSVIELVSGNEDVTVGDMLLDATKYWALPNDTLKLNSSTLEDGIIDLGAVAMHQIGHLLGLSHSSHNESVMYPYILPQNQRKVQLSNDDKQQIKQVYSTPASGVGTSN, from the exons ATGAAGAGACATCTTCTGGCACTGTTattcttctttctccttcttgACTCATCTCTTTCAATATCGCTGGGACCTGTCGCTAAAATCTTTAGGAATCCCGCCATCAAGAGATTATACAAGCATCCGCTTGCCAAAAAGGCATTCCATACCGGATTCGACTATTTGAAGAACCAGAGCACCCCTCCACCACCGCCAGGTGCGCCGGAGGAGAAAATCCAAGGCCTCCATTTGGTGAAACAGTATCTCAACGATTACGGTTACATGCAAGACTCCGACAATTACACAGATCTAATGGACCAGGACACCGTTTCTGCCATCAAAACCTATCAAACCTTCTTCAATCTCACCGTCACCGGATACCTCGATGACGAGACTCTTCAGCAGCTTTCGCTGTTCCGATGTGCTGTCCCGGACGTTAATTTCAACTACTCTCTCTCCCCTACCAACAACGTGTCGTGGCCTAAAGGGAAAGACTGGTTCTCTAACCGCACCAATCTCACCTACGGCTTTCTCCCGCAGAGCGACATCCCAGACAACTTCACCGCGGTGTTTAAAGACTCATTCAAGCGGTGGTCAGACGCTATAACGCCGGTACTAAACCTAACACTCACAGAGACAAG GTACGACGATGCAGACATTAAGATAGGATTCTACAAATTTAATAACATGACGGTGGGCAATGAGGTGGTAGGGGTAAGCGTTATAGAACTTGTTTCGGGTAACGAAGATGTTACTGTTGGGGACATGCTTTTGGATGCTACAAAGTACTGGGCACTTCCCAATGACACTCTTAAACTTAACAGCTCAACGCTAGAGGATGGTATAATTGACTTGGGTGCTGTGGCGATGCACCAGATAGGGCATCTTCTTGGACTTTCACACTCCTCTCACAATGAATCGGTTATGTATCCTTATATTTTGCCTCAAAACCAGAGGAAGGTGCAGCTCTCAAACGATGATAAACAACAAATCAAACAAGTTTATTCCACCCCTGCAAGTGGAGTTGGGACCAGTAATTGA